A genomic stretch from Acidobacteriota bacterium includes:
- a CDS encoding TlpA disulfide reductase family protein, whose protein sequence is MMRKSHRRSAAGLPALLVVIALQLACGGAGSGVEVGRPLPAFSLPSLEGTPLGSTELVGQPTVLTFWATWCQPCLKEIPLLRELDADPRLRLISVALDEGGAEVVRPFVAERSIDYPVLIGDQETFTRLGGLAIPHTLLIDSEGIVRDVVRGQIVGHDIAARLDLPAVEPGEL, encoded by the coding sequence ATGATGCGAAAGTCCCATCGCCGATCCGCCGCCGGACTCCCCGCCTTGCTGGTCGTCATCGCCCTGCAACTGGCCTGCGGCGGCGCAGGCTCTGGAGTGGAGGTCGGTCGCCCCCTGCCGGCTTTTTCGCTGCCCAGCCTCGAAGGCACCCCGCTGGGTTCCACCGAGCTGGTGGGCCAACCGACGGTGTTGACCTTCTGGGCCACCTGGTGTCAGCCCTGCCTCAAAGAGATCCCGCTGCTGCGCGAGCTCGACGCCGATCCGCGCCTGCGCCTGATCAGCGTGGCCCTCGATGAAGGCGGCGCCGAGGTGGTGCGACCCTTCGTCGCCGAGCGCAGCATCGATTACCCGGTTCTGATCGGTGACCAGGAAACCTTCACCCGCCTCGGCGGCCTCGCCATTCCCCACACCCTGCTGATCGACTCCGAGGGCATCGTTCGCGACGTCGTGCGTGGCCAGATCGTTGGCCACGACATCGCAGCGCGGCTCGACCTGCCGGCTGTCGAACCCGGCGAGCTCTAG
- a CDS encoding 1-acyl-sn-glycerol-3-phosphate acyltransferase, with product MTPPAGLDAGESPRPPLPDPPTRLHLWHWPTEAGLAAAVGGALSAALDGVPVEPLAGLEHPLPEKPLAAEVETLVVLAERRTRHTLGEALQASDRGLVAALGDWVGDSDRGCDRRSLILISSARIHAPSHRHLGHVGEDELPRRPPEDRVARRWRRLEAQVTEIATATATAPVVLRPTPLAATGGRDVFGRLLAGKVAATPAGYDPPIQWLSCAELAAAIAAAVRGELAPGTWHVAPPGVVPLHRALRREGVHRLPIPTTVLRWLLRWRGDQPDAVEGLRYPFTVSDAARRRIMTSPSHRPQPLPPASLERPVAELEFDPFSLDRPYIDRLGRTLFRFLHDRWWRIEWRGLEHVPRHGPAVLVANHRGHQPWDGVMMLHRLARDLGRYPRFLIHPALVKLPHLAPYISRCGGIPACRRNGDWVLSQGKLLAVFPEGIRGAFLPYRQCHRLTRFRPDYARLALRHGAPIIPFVVVGSAEIFPILAKLDWDWWKRLSDWPTLPITPTLSLVPLPSKWHIEVLPPIDPRQYGAADAADDPAVYRALDARVRSTMAETLGALLARRPGIFHGSAFASTDHKETT from the coding sequence GTGACGCCACCGGCCGGCCTCGACGCCGGCGAGTCGCCCCGTCCGCCCCTACCGGACCCACCGACCCGCCTTCACCTCTGGCATTGGCCCACCGAAGCGGGCCTCGCAGCGGCCGTCGGCGGGGCCCTGTCCGCGGCCCTCGACGGAGTTCCCGTCGAGCCGCTCGCGGGACTCGAGCACCCCCTTCCGGAGAAGCCTCTGGCGGCAGAGGTCGAAACCCTCGTCGTACTCGCCGAGCGCCGCACCCGACACACCCTGGGTGAGGCACTCCAGGCTTCGGACCGAGGCCTGGTGGCGGCTCTCGGTGACTGGGTCGGCGACTCCGACCGCGGCTGCGACAGGCGAAGCCTGATCCTGATCTCGAGCGCCCGCATCCATGCTCCCAGCCACCGTCACCTGGGCCACGTCGGCGAGGACGAGCTGCCCCGTCGACCGCCCGAGGACCGGGTCGCCCGGCGCTGGCGCCGGCTCGAGGCGCAGGTGACGGAGATCGCGACCGCAACCGCCACGGCACCGGTGGTGCTGCGACCGACGCCCCTCGCCGCGACCGGGGGACGTGATGTCTTCGGCCGTCTCCTGGCCGGCAAGGTGGCGGCGACTCCAGCCGGCTACGACCCACCGATCCAGTGGCTTTCGTGCGCGGAGCTGGCCGCCGCCATCGCCGCCGCCGTCCGCGGCGAGCTGGCCCCCGGAACCTGGCACGTCGCCCCGCCAGGGGTGGTCCCACTGCATCGGGCCCTGCGCCGCGAAGGCGTTCACCGGCTCCCGATACCCACCACTGTGCTGCGCTGGCTGCTGCGCTGGCGCGGCGACCAACCCGACGCCGTCGAAGGGCTGCGCTACCCCTTCACGGTCAGCGACGCGGCTCGCCGTCGCATCATGACCAGCCCTTCCCATCGCCCACAGCCGCTGCCCCCGGCCAGCCTCGAAAGACCCGTCGCCGAGCTCGAATTCGACCCCTTCAGTCTCGACCGTCCCTATATCGATCGTCTCGGCCGCACCCTGTTTCGGTTCCTCCACGACCGTTGGTGGCGTATCGAGTGGCGTGGCCTCGAACACGTGCCGCGCCACGGACCGGCGGTGCTGGTCGCCAACCACCGCGGCCACCAGCCGTGGGACGGAGTGATGATGCTGCATCGGCTGGCGCGAGATCTCGGCCGCTACCCGCGCTTCCTGATCCATCCAGCGCTGGTCAAACTTCCCCATCTGGCGCCTTACATCAGTCGCTGCGGCGGCATCCCGGCCTGCCGACGCAACGGCGATTGGGTGCTCTCCCAGGGCAAGCTCCTGGCGGTTTTTCCGGAGGGCATCCGGGGCGCCTTCCTGCCCTACCGACAATGCCATCGATTGACCCGCTTCCGGCCCGACTACGCCCGCCTGGCGCTGCGCCATGGAGCTCCGATCATCCCCTTCGTGGTGGTTGGCAGCGCCGAGATCTTTCCCATCCTGGCGAAGCTCGATTGGGATTGGTGGAAGCGCCTCAGCGATTGGCCGACGCTCCCGATCACTCCAACCCTCTCGCTGGTGCCCTTGCCCAGCAAATGGCATATCGAGGTACTCCCGCCGATCGACCCGCGCCAGTACGGAGCCGCCGATGCGGCCGACGACCCGGCCGTCTACCGCGCCCTCGACGCCCGCGTCCGAAGCACCATGGCCGAGACCCTCGGCGCGCTTCTGGCGCGTCGCCCCGGGATCTTCCACGGCTCCGCCTTCGCCTCAACGGATCACAAGGAAACGACATGA
- a CDS encoding ASPIC/UnbV domain-containing protein produces the protein MSWNGYETNNLLRNEGPDEHGVPRYVDVAMALGADQGLDARGLAIADFDNDGDLDLAINNNPGDSGDPERARPSLLRNDVGARHHWLSVELEGTASNRSAIGARVTLEIAGEPQTQLVVAGSSYASQHHRRLSFGLGEEPQADRLTVHWPSGLVETFTELPARHRLRIIEGQGSSLVAADGTGNP, from the coding sequence ATGTCGTGGAATGGTTACGAGACCAACAACCTGCTGCGCAACGAAGGGCCGGACGAGCACGGCGTTCCGCGCTATGTCGACGTCGCCATGGCGCTGGGCGCCGATCAAGGGCTCGACGCCCGCGGCCTGGCGATCGCCGATTTCGACAACGACGGCGATCTCGACCTGGCGATCAACAACAATCCCGGCGACAGCGGCGACCCCGAAAGGGCCCGCCCCTCCCTGCTGCGCAACGATGTCGGCGCGCGCCACCACTGGTTGAGCGTCGAGCTCGAGGGCACCGCCAGCAACCGTTCCGCTATCGGGGCACGGGTCACCCTGGAGATCGCCGGCGAACCGCAGACTCAGCTAGTGGTCGCCGGATCGAGCTACGCCTCACAGCATCATCGGCGCCTGAGCTTCGGTCTCGGTGAAGAGCCTCAGGCGGATCGCCTGACGGTGCATTGGCCGAGCGGTCTGGTCGAGACCTTCACCGAGCTGCCGGCCCGTCACCGGCTGCGGATCATCGAAGGCCAGGGCTCGAGCCTGGTGGCAGCCGACGGCACGGGGAATCCGTGA
- a CDS encoding VCBS repeat-containing protein, producing the protein MSRRRKLLWWLLPPLLLLALLAGANHRIESQADRLATTGTAAIKLLTELGAGLREQDPARVAGCYADHYDNPEGARWSQQRTSERDGVEVFRWQREEVGAVTDKAAVEAQMARLLEGVNSLEVAKAKLGRVIESSEDRAVVAAVLWLRGEQADGHRFESQASLRLHLERSEQPTAGWQITRQELLEGTTTLGRGDGFVDIAAAAGLDHRGRINPRFATAEWAPKAFEILPYGSAGVSAADADGDGWVDLYFGDGIEPRLYRNLGPGEDGELRFTDITAASGLPVEAASTNVALFVDLDEDGDDDLFLGRFMDQNLLFRNDGPDDAGIVQFTDLSANLAAIATFVTVASAADYDGDGDLDLYLGRYLDPRVDLPTTLFYTRNGQGNSLLRNDGDFRFTEVTASAGVSDGGLTLGTAWADYDEDGDVDLYVANDFGRNALLRNDGPDESGNVRFADVSAESGAIDFGFGMSSSWGDADNDGDLDLYVSNVHSGQRWYGQSTTLYRYLLNSLRQGTLGDDFDLYREIYGYTGADWRDYGDAMVKGNSLLLNDGGRFEDRAEIAGANPFGWYWGSAFLDFDNDGRQDLYANNGWISGETHDDL; encoded by the coding sequence ATGAGCCGACGAAGAAAACTGCTGTGGTGGCTGTTGCCACCGCTTCTCCTGCTGGCCCTGCTCGCCGGCGCCAACCACCGCATCGAAAGCCAGGCGGACCGCCTGGCGACCACCGGCACGGCGGCGATCAAGCTGCTGACGGAGCTCGGTGCCGGCCTACGGGAGCAGGATCCGGCACGCGTGGCGGGATGCTACGCGGACCACTACGACAACCCCGAAGGCGCCCGCTGGAGCCAGCAGCGAACCTCCGAACGGGACGGCGTCGAGGTCTTTCGCTGGCAGCGCGAGGAGGTCGGAGCGGTGACCGACAAGGCCGCCGTCGAGGCGCAGATGGCCCGCCTCCTCGAGGGTGTGAACAGCCTCGAAGTCGCCAAGGCAAAGCTCGGCCGGGTGATCGAGAGCAGCGAAGATCGCGCCGTTGTGGCCGCCGTCCTGTGGCTTCGGGGCGAGCAGGCCGACGGCCACCGCTTCGAGAGCCAAGCCTCCCTGCGCCTTCACCTCGAACGCTCGGAGCAGCCCACCGCCGGCTGGCAGATCACTCGCCAGGAGCTTCTCGAAGGCACCACCACCCTCGGCCGGGGCGATGGCTTCGTCGATATCGCGGCGGCGGCAGGGCTCGACCATCGGGGGCGCATCAATCCGCGCTTCGCCACCGCCGAGTGGGCTCCGAAGGCCTTCGAGATCCTGCCCTATGGCTCGGCCGGCGTTTCCGCCGCCGACGCCGACGGCGATGGCTGGGTGGACCTCTACTTCGGCGACGGCATCGAGCCCCGCCTCTATCGCAACCTCGGCCCTGGCGAGGACGGCGAGTTGCGCTTCACCGACATCACCGCCGCCAGCGGTCTTCCGGTGGAGGCCGCCAGCACCAACGTCGCCCTTTTCGTCGACCTCGACGAAGATGGCGACGACGACCTCTTCCTCGGTCGGTTCATGGACCAGAACCTGCTGTTTCGCAACGACGGACCGGACGACGCCGGCATCGTCCAGTTCACCGACCTGAGCGCCAACCTGGCAGCGATCGCGACCTTCGTCACCGTCGCCAGCGCCGCCGACTACGATGGCGACGGCGATCTCGATCTCTACCTGGGTCGCTATCTCGATCCTCGCGTCGACCTGCCGACGACGCTCTTCTACACCCGCAACGGCCAGGGCAACTCGCTACTGCGCAACGACGGCGACTTCCGCTTCACGGAGGTCACCGCGAGCGCCGGCGTGAGCGATGGTGGCCTCACCCTCGGCACCGCCTGGGCGGACTACGACGAAGACGGCGATGTCGACCTCTATGTCGCCAACGACTTCGGCCGCAACGCTCTGCTGCGCAACGACGGCCCGGACGAGTCCGGCAACGTGCGCTTCGCCGACGTCAGCGCCGAGAGCGGCGCCATCGACTTCGGCTTCGGCATGAGTAGCTCCTGGGGCGACGCGGACAACGACGGCGATCTCGACCTCTATGTTTCGAACGTCCACTCGGGGCAGCGCTGGTACGGCCAATCCACGACCCTCTACCGCTACCTGCTCAACAGTCTTCGCCAGGGGACTTTGGGGGACGACTTCGACCTCTACCGCGAAATCTACGGTTATACCGGCGCCGACTGGCGGGACTACGGCGACGCCATGGTGAAGGGCAACTCGCTGCTCCTCAACGATGGCGGCCGCTTCGAGGACCGGGCGGAGATCGCCGGCGCCAACCCCTTCGGCTGGTACTGGGGATCGGCCTTCCTCGACTTCGACAACGACGGCCGCCAGGACCTCTACGCCAACAACGGCTGGATCAGTGGGGAAACCCACGACGATCTTTGA
- a CDS encoding NAD(P)/FAD-dependent oxidoreductase, with protein MKRRFRGLRQTGPRRHYDAVVIGAGIGGLVSANLLVRQGLSVLLVEQHYMVGGYCSTFRRAGYTFDAASHFYPLLGNPTTLTGKLLAGLGVETEWVQMDPVDTFHFPDGSRFEVPADFATYRQRLDDQFPHQKKALDGFFAQAEQAYARGLMVYFRNRPERLLGDLAPLSVTDVLDRHIDDPKLRLLLTADCPHWGSPPARTSFVFDSMLRLSYFLGNYYPRGSSQDFADELARVFEEAGGEILMSTAADGIEASDGRVSGVRLATDRGKLKGHYRVATEVVVSNADLHHTGRDLLPAEICDSSLDDRPGQRRPSFPCFLVHIGLRDVPDDVLERAQGYYWRHWDPDRVGRDGLICKIFAPTLYDPSLAPPGGQIVILQKVQEIDYESLDRRGRWPQHKAAVEGEMFDHLARVIPGIEEKVVERSAASAHTSWRFTRNTAGAMLGWEMAPDQLGAARPGLAGPLPGLYRVGHWVRPGGGITPVIVSAQRVAERIAQETSNPLRTPRNT; from the coding sequence GTGAAGCGGCGGTTTCGCGGCCTGCGCCAGACCGGCCCGCGACGCCACTACGACGCGGTGGTGATCGGCGCCGGCATCGGCGGCCTGGTCAGCGCCAACCTGCTCGTCCGTCAAGGGCTCTCGGTCCTGCTGGTCGAGCAGCACTACATGGTCGGTGGCTATTGCAGCACCTTCCGCCGCGCTGGCTACACCTTCGACGCGGCGTCGCACTTCTATCCCCTGCTCGGCAACCCGACCACCCTCACCGGCAAGCTCCTCGCCGGCCTCGGCGTCGAGACCGAGTGGGTGCAAATGGATCCGGTGGACACCTTCCACTTCCCGGACGGCAGTCGCTTCGAAGTGCCGGCCGATTTCGCCACCTACCGCCAGCGCCTCGACGACCAGTTCCCGCACCAGAAGAAGGCCCTCGACGGCTTCTTCGCCCAGGCCGAGCAGGCCTATGCCCGCGGCCTGATGGTGTATTTCCGCAATCGCCCGGAACGCCTCCTCGGCGACCTTGCGCCGCTCAGCGTGACGGACGTTCTCGACCGCCACATCGACGATCCCAAGCTGCGCCTGTTGTTGACCGCCGACTGTCCTCACTGGGGCTCGCCGCCGGCACGGACCTCCTTTGTCTTCGACTCGATGCTGCGCCTGTCCTACTTCCTCGGCAACTACTACCCGCGGGGCAGCTCCCAGGACTTCGCCGACGAGCTCGCCCGGGTCTTCGAAGAAGCCGGCGGGGAGATCCTGATGAGCACCGCCGCCGACGGCATCGAAGCCAGCGATGGCCGCGTCTCCGGCGTGCGCCTGGCCACCGACCGCGGCAAGCTCAAAGGCCACTATCGGGTGGCAACGGAAGTGGTGGTGTCGAACGCCGACCTGCACCACACCGGTCGCGATCTGCTGCCGGCAGAGATTTGCGACTCCTCCCTCGACGACCGCCCCGGGCAGCGCCGGCCGAGCTTCCCCTGCTTCCTGGTCCACATCGGCCTGCGCGACGTGCCGGACGACGTTCTCGAGCGCGCCCAGGGCTACTACTGGCGCCACTGGGACCCGGACCGGGTGGGCCGCGACGGCTTGATCTGCAAGATCTTCGCGCCCACCCTCTACGACCCGTCCCTGGCACCGCCGGGAGGCCAGATCGTGATTCTGCAGAAGGTCCAGGAGATCGACTACGAAAGCCTCGACCGGCGAGGCCGCTGGCCGCAGCACAAGGCGGCGGTCGAAGGCGAGATGTTCGACCACCTGGCGCGGGTGATTCCGGGCATCGAGGAGAAGGTGGTCGAGCGCAGCGCCGCCTCGGCCCACACCTCCTGGCGCTTCACCCGCAACACCGCCGGCGCCATGCTCGGCTGGGAGATGGCACCGGACCAGCTCGGCGCGGCGCGTCCGGGGCTGGCTGGACCGCTCCCAGGCCTCTACCGGGTGGGCCACTGGGTGCGCCCCGGCGGCGGAATCACGCCGGTCATCGTCTCCGCCCAGCGAGTTGCCGAACGCATCGCCCAAGAAACATCCAACCCCCTTCGGACGCCTCGAAATACGTGA
- a CDS encoding hydroxymethylglutaryl-CoA reductase, producing the protein MTDDPTDQAPEKSHAKRSTPRSRQLIPRFADQGYGRDQMAERRRWVEEQTGARLEHVGRFSVDSQAMRGNIENPVGVAQVPLGIAGPLQVEGEHARGIFYVPLATTEGALVRSYERGMTALTRSGGAQARIYRDSNRVSPIFHFADVAAAHDFAGRLEQHLPAIRRAAEATTQHGKLLDVTALPAGRQVIVDFVYSTGDAHGMNMIVRATDAACRYLQQHVGGDRYLVFSGYSAEKRPAGSLLRGGKGKKVVAGARLPRRVVRAVLGTTAEAMASLWRDTVVGHLTSGSLGYCGHYANGLTALFIACGQDVANVANSCLGLTQLEATPEGDLEASATLASLTLGTVGGGTGSGTARECLEMLGCAGTGGARKLAEITAATVLAGDLSMAGAIASGEFVQAHEAYGRNRPPESRDQDS; encoded by the coding sequence GTGACCGACGACCCCACCGACCAGGCCCCGGAGAAGTCCCACGCCAAGCGCTCCACGCCGCGCTCGCGTCAGCTCATCCCGCGTTTCGCCGACCAGGGATATGGCCGCGACCAGATGGCCGAGCGCCGCCGCTGGGTGGAAGAGCAGACCGGTGCCCGCCTCGAGCACGTCGGTCGATTCTCGGTCGACTCGCAGGCGATGCGCGGCAACATCGAGAATCCGGTGGGAGTCGCCCAGGTACCGCTCGGCATCGCCGGACCGCTGCAGGTCGAGGGGGAGCACGCCCGCGGCATCTTCTACGTGCCGCTGGCGACCACCGAAGGCGCCCTGGTGCGTTCCTACGAGCGCGGCATGACCGCTCTCACCCGCTCCGGCGGCGCACAAGCTCGCATCTACCGAGACAGCAACCGCGTGTCGCCGATCTTCCACTTCGCGGATGTCGCCGCAGCCCACGACTTCGCCGGCCGGCTGGAGCAACATCTGCCGGCGATTCGCCGAGCCGCCGAAGCCACCACCCAACACGGCAAGCTGCTCGACGTCACCGCCCTGCCGGCGGGCCGCCAGGTGATCGTCGACTTCGTCTACTCGACCGGCGACGCCCACGGCATGAACATGATCGTACGCGCCACCGACGCCGCCTGCCGTTATCTGCAGCAGCACGTCGGCGGCGACCGCTATCTGGTGTTCAGCGGCTACAGCGCCGAGAAACGACCCGCCGGATCGCTGCTGCGCGGCGGCAAGGGCAAGAAGGTCGTCGCCGGCGCCCGCCTGCCCCGCCGAGTGGTGCGGGCGGTGCTCGGCACCACCGCCGAGGCGATGGCCTCGCTGTGGCGCGACACCGTCGTCGGACACCTGACGAGCGGCTCCCTGGGCTACTGCGGACACTACGCCAACGGCCTCACGGCGCTGTTCATCGCCTGCGGCCAGGATGTCGCCAATGTCGCCAACTCCTGCCTCGGGCTGACCCAGCTCGAGGCCACTCCGGAGGGCGATCTCGAGGCCAGCGCGACGCTCGCTTCGCTCACCCTCGGCACCGTCGGTGGCGGCACCGGCAGCGGCACCGCGCGCGAGTGCCTCGAGATGCTCGGCTGTGCCGGCACCGGCGGGGCCCGCAAGCTGGCCGAGATCACCGCCGCCACCGTTCTCGCCGGCGATCTGTCGATGGCCGGCGCGATCGCCAGCGGCGAGTTCGTCCAGGCCCACGAAGCCTACGGCCGCAATCGCCCGCCGGAGAGCCGGGACCAGGACTCGTGA
- the rpmI gene encoding 50S ribosomal protein L35: MPKQKTHRGAAKRFKVTGTGKVRRHHSMTSHILTKKTTKRKRNLRQSTEVSPGFSKIIKEVLHN; encoded by the coding sequence GTGCCGAAGCAGAAGACCCACCGCGGCGCCGCCAAGCGCTTCAAGGTCACCGGAACCGGGAAGGTGCGTCGTCATCACTCGATGACCAGCCACATCCTGACCAAGAAGACCACCAAGCGGAAGCGCAATCTGCGCCAGTCGACGGAAGTTTCGCCGGGCTTCTCCAAGATCATCAAGGAAGTCCTGCACAACTAG
- the rplT gene encoding 50S ribosomal protein L20 — protein sequence MSRVKRGNTRKNRRQKILKQAKGYYGAKSNNHRVAKQAVDRALSYAYRDRRQRKRQMRSLWIVRINAAAREHGLSYSRLIAGLKAAGSELDRKALAEIAVHDSAAFAQIAELAKQSLEEPAAAEA from the coding sequence ATGTCACGTGTCAAGCGCGGGAATACCCGCAAGAATCGTCGTCAGAAGATCCTGAAGCAGGCCAAGGGCTACTACGGGGCCAAGAGCAACAACCACCGCGTCGCCAAGCAGGCGGTGGATCGCGCCCTCTCCTATGCCTACCGTGACCGGCGCCAGCGCAAGCGTCAGATGCGCAGCCTGTGGATCGTGCGCATCAACGCCGCCGCCCGCGAGCACGGCTTGAGCTACAGCCGTCTGATCGCCGGCCTCAAGGCCGCCGGCTCCGAGCTCGACCGCAAGGCTCTGGCGGAGATCGCGGTGCACGACAGCGCCGCATTCGCCCAGATCGCCGAGCTCGCCAAGCAGTCCCTCGAGGAACCGGCCGCCGCGGAGGCTTGA
- the pheS gene encoding phenylalanine--tRNA ligase subunit alpha: protein MSAPGVDLEELTRRFGEEASGVTDRPSWESLRLAWLGRKNGIVRGLLGRMKDVEPAERRDFGQSVNQLKSLVEARLEALDQELTGAEAEVERRQAAVDVTLPGRRAALGSLHPVTLVVRDMERIFAELGFSVAEGPEAETDYHNFEALNFPHDHPARDTQDTFFLKNGLLLRTHTSPVQIRTMLARKPPIRVICPGRVYRNDNDLRHSPMFHQVEGLVVAEGITMGHLKGTLEAFIQRLFSPDTGVRLRPSYFPFTEPSAEVDITCPFCRGKGCEVCSGSGWMEILGSGMVDPRVLEGCGIDPRVYSGFAFGMGVDRVAMIRYGIPNIRLLFDNDERLLRQVQG from the coding sequence ATGTCCGCTCCCGGGGTCGACCTGGAGGAGCTGACGCGGCGCTTCGGCGAGGAGGCCAGCGGGGTTACCGATCGGCCCTCCTGGGAAAGCCTCCGACTGGCTTGGTTGGGGCGCAAGAACGGCATCGTGCGCGGCCTCCTCGGCCGTATGAAGGATGTCGAGCCCGCCGAGCGCCGCGACTTCGGGCAGTCCGTCAATCAGCTCAAGAGCCTGGTCGAGGCGCGCCTCGAGGCCCTCGATCAGGAGCTCACCGGTGCCGAAGCGGAGGTCGAACGCCGCCAGGCGGCGGTGGACGTCACCCTGCCCGGTCGGCGGGCCGCTCTGGGCAGCCTGCATCCGGTGACGCTGGTGGTGCGCGACATGGAGCGCATCTTCGCCGAGCTCGGCTTCAGCGTCGCCGAAGGCCCCGAAGCGGAAACCGATTACCACAACTTCGAGGCCCTGAACTTCCCCCACGACCACCCGGCGCGGGATACGCAGGACACTTTCTTCTTGAAGAACGGTCTGCTGCTGCGCACCCACACTTCGCCGGTGCAGATTCGCACCATGCTGGCCCGCAAGCCTCCGATCCGGGTGATCTGTCCGGGGCGCGTCTACCGCAACGACAACGACCTGCGGCACTCGCCGATGTTCCACCAGGTGGAGGGCCTGGTGGTCGCCGAGGGCATCACCATGGGCCATCTCAAGGGCACCCTCGAGGCCTTCATCCAGCGCCTGTTCTCGCCCGACACGGGGGTCCGCCTGCGGCCCAGCTACTTCCCCTTCACGGAGCCTTCGGCGGAGGTCGACATCACGTGTCCCTTCTGTCGCGGCAAGGGTTGTGAGGTCTGCTCCGGCTCCGGTTGGATGGAGATCCTGGGCTCCGGCATGGTGGATCCGCGGGTGCTCGAAGGCTGTGGCATCGATCCCCGCGTCTACAGCGGCTTCGCCTTCGGCATGGGCGTCGATCGGGTGGCGATGATCCGCTACGGCATTCCCAACATTCGGTTGCTCTTCGACAACGACGAGCGCCTTCTGCGGCAGGTGCAAGGCTGA